From one Luteolibacter sp. SL250 genomic stretch:
- the mgtE gene encoding magnesium transporter: MAEEDDQDPNDEIIRAIEARDGSALLAAAGDVHYADLAQIYEDLDDEDRDFLMKTIGPELATDLVAELPYPLIEEALDHFKPAQLRVLLGNLSDDDRVDVFQVVSEEAQVRFFSLLGPRDKELTKNLLKYEEDTAGGRMTTHCGRITADMSVKQAITVLRRDRESAETLSRIFVVDAQGRLVGKIRLRDLAFNTWDTPIHDIMQDADEYILATADQEEAARMLSKYDLVVLPVVDEFHHLLGVITYDDALEIVQEESTEDLEKIAGISGEQSEVSYLNTTVTTQYKRRVAWLVGLAFVSIASGYVMFRFNNVLGQAKLLSLFLPMVVAAGGNSGGQAATMVIRSMALGEISTGNALRVAWKETRTGFFLGLSLAVAIAAFITFILPHLQRGTGADFDFPHLAAAVSVALTVQVLSATVLGALLPICARAIKLDPAVVSAPSLASTVDVSGMLIYFTVAAAILGL, encoded by the coding sequence GTGGCCGAGGAGGACGATCAGGATCCCAACGACGAAATCATCCGTGCGATCGAAGCAAGGGATGGTTCCGCCCTTCTGGCCGCCGCCGGAGATGTCCACTACGCCGACCTTGCCCAGATCTACGAGGATCTGGACGACGAGGACCGGGACTTCCTGATGAAGACCATCGGGCCGGAGCTTGCCACGGACCTCGTCGCCGAACTGCCCTACCCCCTGATCGAGGAAGCGCTCGATCATTTCAAACCGGCCCAGCTCCGGGTGCTGCTCGGAAACCTCTCCGACGACGACCGGGTGGACGTCTTCCAAGTGGTCAGCGAGGAAGCGCAGGTCCGCTTCTTCAGCCTGTTGGGCCCCCGGGACAAGGAACTGACGAAGAACCTCCTGAAATACGAGGAGGACACCGCGGGCGGCCGGATGACCACCCACTGCGGCCGGATCACCGCGGATATGTCGGTGAAGCAGGCGATCACCGTGCTGCGGCGCGACCGCGAGAGCGCGGAGACACTTTCCCGCATCTTCGTGGTGGACGCCCAGGGCCGCCTGGTCGGCAAGATCCGCCTGCGCGATCTGGCCTTCAACACGTGGGACACCCCCATCCACGACATCATGCAGGACGCGGACGAGTATATCCTCGCCACCGCGGACCAGGAGGAAGCCGCGCGCATGCTTTCCAAATACGACCTCGTGGTGCTGCCCGTGGTCGATGAGTTCCACCACCTGCTGGGTGTCATCACCTATGACGACGCGCTCGAAATCGTCCAGGAAGAGTCCACGGAAGACCTTGAGAAGATCGCGGGTATCTCCGGTGAGCAGTCTGAGGTTTCCTACCTCAACACGACCGTCACCACCCAGTACAAGCGCCGCGTCGCGTGGCTGGTCGGACTGGCGTTCGTCTCCATCGCTTCCGGCTATGTGATGTTCCGTTTCAACAACGTCCTCGGCCAGGCAAAGCTGCTGTCGCTGTTCCTGCCGATGGTGGTCGCCGCAGGCGGAAACTCCGGCGGGCAGGCCGCGACCATGGTCATCCGCTCGATGGCGCTGGGAGAGATCAGCACCGGCAACGCCCTCCGTGTGGCGTGGAAGGAAACCCGCACCGGATTTTTCCTCGGCCTGTCGCTCGCGGTGGCCATCGCCGCGTTCATCACCTTCATCCTCCCCCATCTCCAGCGCGGGACGGGTGCGGATTTCGACTTCCCGCACCTCGCCGCCGCCGTCTCCGTCGCGCTCACGGTGCAGGTGCTGTCCGCCACGGTGTTGGGGGCGCTGCTACCCATCTGTGCCCGCGCCATCAAGCTGGACCCGGCGGTGGTATCCGCCCCCTCGCTGGCGTCCACCGTGGACGTCTCCGGGATGTTGATCTACTTCACCGTGGCCGCGGCAATCCTCGGACTGTGA
- a CDS encoding M60 family metallopeptidase, with product MKLPPAFRILLMSVFAVVSCPANEADRAILLDKVKEINTGGVPGGLCVFGPEAFVVVAGKEGKEGMLPVVAASRMDAGRVVAFGHDGFLSSVDQKDTGRLLVNSIRWAAGAKEKPRIGLFAIHNTPRMLAFFKAAGMEAVNLPAQPGPLDLRGVDVICLNGIGLEEGQVDSIETWARAGGGLVAGVTGWGWVQIRGGNDRGRLATDCAANHLLKKAGIVFSSSTPGRTAPEGYVTGSDLHAIHAGDALDALLHHAGGRIPLAQVHLTRCGVTLGDAIRSLPPDNTLLRPRLDALAGEAGPFIPLRSDAVLQRLILARDLEAARRAKPEEIKAHEASRVFPGVTPPEAPRIENHTATLDLSVPQWQGLGLYAPAGEVVRISIPPEFAGKGLAVRIGCHTDTIWHLDVWKRAPEISMRRILKEPVTAIASPFGGLIYIEIPQGGPEMKMEVTVSGAVESPRFVLGKSSTTDWERMKNLKAPWGELETTKVVLSLPKAILEKVGDPQALLEFWDRVLDAQADLSAIPHERRRPERIVSDLQISGGYMHSGYPIMTHLDGSAETAADLERLSTGSWGHFHELGHNHQQPDWTFDGTVEVTCNLYTLYVIETLCGNPPGRGHEQMQPLVVAAKLRQHLSQPDKFNRWKKDTFLALIMYDQLRAAFGWDTYKKVFAEYRTLAKDERPKNDDEKRDQWMVRFSKAAGKNLGPFFEAWGVPTSEAARQSIADLPGWMPGG from the coding sequence ATGAAACTCCCTCCCGCTTTCCGTATCTTGCTGATGTCCGTGTTCGCGGTGGTGAGCTGTCCCGCCAACGAAGCTGACCGTGCCATCCTGTTGGACAAGGTGAAGGAGATCAACACCGGCGGGGTTCCCGGGGGCCTCTGCGTGTTTGGTCCGGAGGCCTTCGTCGTGGTCGCGGGGAAGGAAGGAAAGGAAGGGATGCTGCCGGTGGTGGCGGCCTCCCGGATGGATGCGGGACGGGTGGTCGCGTTCGGACATGATGGCTTCCTTTCCTCGGTGGATCAGAAGGACACGGGTCGGTTGCTGGTCAACTCGATCCGCTGGGCGGCGGGAGCCAAGGAGAAGCCGCGGATCGGGCTGTTCGCGATCCACAACACGCCGCGCATGCTGGCGTTTTTCAAAGCGGCGGGAATGGAGGCGGTGAACCTGCCTGCCCAGCCGGGTCCGCTGGATCTCCGCGGGGTTGATGTGATTTGCCTGAACGGTATCGGACTGGAGGAAGGACAGGTGGATTCCATCGAAACCTGGGCGCGTGCGGGAGGCGGGCTGGTCGCGGGGGTGACCGGCTGGGGCTGGGTCCAGATCCGTGGCGGGAACGACCGTGGGAGGCTGGCCACGGACTGCGCCGCGAACCACCTGCTGAAGAAGGCGGGCATCGTCTTCAGTTCATCGACACCGGGCCGGACGGCACCGGAGGGCTATGTCACGGGCAGCGACCTGCACGCCATCCATGCAGGGGATGCACTGGATGCCCTGCTCCACCACGCGGGCGGGAGGATCCCCCTCGCCCAGGTGCACCTCACCCGTTGCGGGGTGACGCTGGGCGATGCGATCCGTTCGTTGCCACCGGACAATACGCTGCTGCGCCCCCGGCTCGACGCGCTGGCCGGAGAGGCCGGGCCTTTCATCCCTCTTCGTTCGGATGCCGTCCTCCAGCGGCTGATCCTCGCACGGGATCTGGAAGCCGCGCGGCGGGCGAAACCGGAGGAGATCAAGGCGCATGAAGCCTCCCGTGTCTTCCCCGGTGTGACACCACCGGAGGCTCCGCGGATCGAGAACCACACCGCCACACTCGATCTGTCTGTCCCCCAGTGGCAGGGACTGGGCCTTTACGCCCCCGCCGGGGAGGTGGTCCGTATTTCCATCCCGCCCGAATTCGCCGGCAAGGGTCTCGCCGTCCGCATCGGCTGCCACACGGACACGATCTGGCATCTCGATGTCTGGAAGCGTGCTCCGGAGATCTCCATGCGGAGGATCCTGAAGGAACCGGTGACTGCCATCGCCAGTCCCTTCGGCGGTCTGATCTACATCGAGATTCCTCAGGGAGGTCCGGAGATGAAGATGGAGGTCACGGTCTCCGGAGCGGTGGAGTCACCCCGGTTCGTGCTGGGGAAATCCAGTACCACGGATTGGGAAAGGATGAAAAACCTCAAGGCTCCATGGGGTGAACTGGAAACGACGAAAGTGGTGCTGAGCCTGCCGAAAGCCATTCTGGAAAAGGTCGGAGACCCACAGGCGCTGCTGGAGTTCTGGGATCGCGTGCTGGATGCGCAGGCTGACCTGAGCGCCATCCCGCATGAACGCAGGCGGCCGGAACGGATCGTCTCGGACCTCCAGATTTCCGGCGGCTACATGCACAGCGGCTATCCGATCATGACGCATCTCGATGGCAGTGCGGAGACGGCGGCGGACCTGGAGCGGCTGTCCACGGGGAGCTGGGGGCATTTCCATGAACTGGGCCACAACCACCAGCAACCGGACTGGACCTTCGATGGCACGGTGGAGGTGACGTGCAATCTCTACACGCTCTATGTGATCGAAACGCTCTGCGGAAATCCCCCGGGTCGGGGACATGAGCAGATGCAACCGCTGGTGGTGGCGGCGAAGCTGCGGCAACACCTTTCCCAGCCGGACAAGTTCAACCGTTGGAAGAAGGATACTTTCCTCGCTCTCATCATGTATGACCAGCTCCGCGCGGCATTCGGGTGGGATACCTACAAGAAGGTCTTCGCGGAATACCGCACGCTGGCAAAGGACGAACGTCCGAAGAATGATGATGAGAAGCGCGACCAGTGGATGGTCCGCTTTTCAAAGGCAGCGGGTAAGAATCTCGGCCCGTTCTTCGAGGCATGGGGAGTGCCTACCAGTGAAGCGGCCCGCCAATCCATCGCGGACCTGCCAGGGTGGATGCCGGGTGGGTAG
- a CDS encoding peroxiredoxin family protein translates to MRRLLPFLCCLPLLHAEDALPGHSDHGEAFNEGPRQAAVLLDGCGKVNFPVTTGNGEARKFFNQGVAQFHGFWFYEAERSFRQALKLDPGMAMGYWGCSLANVNNEKRAAEFIAEATKRRDSASAREKLWIAAWQKFYGDLKKEKKLRYMDLIKDLEGIVHEHPEDVEAKALLAWTIWKSKDGGVAMVSRESVDALLREVLAKEPMHPAHHYRIHLWDEGKAARGVDSAAACGPSAPTIAHMWHMPGHIYGKLGRHEDAAWHQEASSRVDHGHIARTGIRPDQIHNYAHNQEWLVRTFREQGRAGEAMALARNMVEVPRHPKSNTLENPKHVASHGRTRLIETLLKFEKWDEVISLEGSRWLDPADIDLHEIVRLRSTGVAAYFLADWTRLESCLAELGKLRNKIGDKEPGVDEQGKKLPDARQLVKQAKAELAALVAMNKDADGKEIAKLLDEAKDTPAERLVRYHLKRGDKEKAVEVAGKLPQDAMGLAVRVDVLAAAGKTGSAKKHFETLGKRGAAMDRDLAISARMDALAVELGFPKEWRLAPEVRKDVGKRPEMATMGPLLWEPTESRNFHLADVEGTMHGLSGLRGKPVVVVFYLGSDCVHCMEQLTDFAKRAEEFAKRGIELVAIGSEEPMGLRKTADKSKSGGLLLLADPDLKVFKDWGCYDDFEEKPLHGTFLIDGSGRMRWMEISYDPFQDAGFLLNEADRLLKF, encoded by the coding sequence ATGCGCCGATTGCTTCCCTTCCTCTGTTGTCTGCCGCTGCTCCATGCGGAGGATGCCCTGCCCGGGCACTCCGATCATGGAGAGGCGTTCAATGAGGGACCACGGCAGGCGGCGGTGCTGCTGGATGGGTGCGGAAAGGTGAACTTCCCGGTGACCACCGGCAACGGGGAGGCGCGGAAGTTTTTCAACCAGGGCGTGGCCCAGTTCCACGGCTTCTGGTTCTACGAGGCGGAGCGTTCGTTCCGGCAGGCGCTGAAGCTGGATCCGGGGATGGCCATGGGCTACTGGGGATGTTCGCTGGCGAACGTGAACAATGAGAAGCGGGCGGCGGAGTTCATCGCGGAGGCGACGAAGCGCAGGGACTCCGCCAGTGCGCGGGAAAAGCTCTGGATCGCCGCGTGGCAGAAATTCTACGGCGACCTGAAGAAGGAAAAGAAGCTGCGCTACATGGACCTCATCAAGGATCTGGAGGGCATCGTCCATGAACATCCGGAGGATGTGGAGGCAAAAGCGCTGCTGGCCTGGACGATCTGGAAGTCGAAGGACGGCGGAGTCGCCATGGTGAGCCGGGAGTCCGTGGACGCGCTGCTGCGGGAGGTTCTGGCGAAGGAGCCGATGCACCCGGCGCACCACTACCGAATCCATCTGTGGGATGAGGGGAAGGCCGCGCGGGGAGTGGACTCGGCGGCGGCCTGTGGTCCATCCGCCCCCACCATCGCCCACATGTGGCACATGCCGGGGCATATCTACGGAAAACTGGGCCGCCATGAAGACGCGGCGTGGCACCAGGAAGCATCGTCACGGGTGGACCATGGTCATATCGCGCGGACAGGGATCCGGCCGGACCAGATCCACAACTACGCGCACAATCAGGAATGGCTGGTGAGGACGTTCAGGGAGCAAGGCAGGGCGGGGGAGGCGATGGCCCTCGCCAGAAACATGGTGGAAGTGCCGCGCCATCCGAAGTCGAACACCCTGGAGAACCCGAAGCATGTGGCATCCCACGGCAGGACGCGGCTGATCGAGACACTGCTCAAATTCGAAAAATGGGATGAGGTGATCTCGCTGGAAGGCTCACGCTGGCTGGACCCGGCGGACATTGATCTGCATGAGATCGTGCGTCTGCGCTCCACGGGCGTGGCAGCGTATTTCCTGGCGGACTGGACCCGGCTGGAGAGCTGCCTGGCGGAGCTGGGAAAGCTGCGGAACAAGATCGGAGACAAGGAACCGGGAGTGGATGAACAGGGGAAGAAATTACCCGACGCCCGGCAACTCGTGAAGCAAGCGAAGGCGGAGCTGGCCGCGCTTGTCGCGATGAACAAGGACGCCGACGGCAAGGAGATCGCGAAACTGCTGGATGAAGCGAAGGACACACCCGCCGAGCGGCTGGTGAGATACCACCTGAAACGCGGGGACAAGGAGAAGGCGGTGGAAGTGGCTGGCAAGCTGCCGCAGGACGCGATGGGACTGGCCGTCCGGGTGGATGTGCTGGCAGCCGCCGGAAAGACGGGCAGCGCGAAAAAGCATTTCGAGACGCTTGGGAAGCGGGGCGCGGCGATGGACCGTGATCTGGCCATATCGGCGAGAATGGATGCACTGGCCGTTGAACTTGGCTTTCCCAAGGAATGGCGGCTTGCCCCCGAGGTCAGGAAGGATGTGGGGAAAAGGCCGGAGATGGCCACGATGGGACCGCTGCTGTGGGAGCCCACGGAGAGCCGGAATTTCCATCTGGCGGATGTGGAGGGAACGATGCACGGATTGTCCGGGCTGCGCGGGAAGCCTGTGGTCGTGGTCTTCTATCTGGGCAGTGATTGCGTTCATTGCATGGAACAGTTGACGGATTTCGCGAAGCGGGCCGAAGAGTTCGCAAAGCGGGGGATCGAGCTGGTGGCCATCGGCAGTGAGGAACCCATGGGCCTGCGGAAGACGGCGGACAAATCGAAAAGCGGCGGCTTGCTGCTCCTCGCCGACCCGGATCTGAAGGTGTTCAAGGATTGGGGATGTTATGATGACTTCGAGGAAAAGCCACTCCACGGCACGTTCCTCATCGATGGATCGGGACGGATGCGTTGGATGGAAATCAGCTACGACCCGTTCCAGGATGCCGGTTTCCTTCTGAATGAAGCGGACCGGCTGTTGAAGTTCTGA